From Lysinibacillus sp. SGAir0095, the proteins below share one genomic window:
- a CDS encoding BatA and WFA domain-containing protein, giving the protein MGFTNLFFLWTAFIPVIVLLYYFFRKKYKDQPVSSTLFWDEVMQETKASPYLKHLQKNALLYLQLLALILFVLALMNPFVKTTEIAGEQSIWIIDTSATMLAKNGERTTFDQHKEEMKSLASALSGRPLTIITTGDEPKAILRQETKAAVIHNAIENLEVTYEEEQLPKAIDMATAFIGESATSIYLFTDSVERGELPIESEKLTWVVKGASKEIENVSITRLAATALEDTTLALVQLKNETKTSQVVQLSLLDGAEKRIVQEEVTLQEGEEWSKTFEGFPPVNLLTAKIEVNDDYEVDNTMMTLIGSGTSEIVIDQQMHQLVQKGFQALNTEVKIVPSDQLVGMKDAMIVTNQSELLDKSKSPLVLIGRDDVDAKEVNALVDVSQDSLFAFSSLEDIYVSSIYPPFDDFTTIATIGEQPFVQRSPSGDIVILADIEQTDWPLHPSFPLLLWGIQNELMEGTQNLGTFSPNERRAVSLTSGEWSVYSMQDEYIASIDGGSEFRAPRVPGVYTISSKEEEKHFIVQITSGERSIQEGASFELGNVQNDGQEETTKKSFVQWLLIPILLLLVLEWEVQRRRGFAN; this is encoded by the coding sequence TTGGGATTTACTAATCTATTCTTTTTATGGACCGCCTTCATCCCGGTGATTGTCCTACTTTATTACTTTTTTCGTAAAAAATATAAAGACCAGCCAGTTTCCTCTACACTCTTTTGGGATGAGGTCATGCAGGAAACAAAAGCTTCACCTTATTTGAAGCATTTACAAAAAAATGCGCTTCTTTATTTACAACTATTAGCGCTAATTTTATTTGTCCTTGCTCTTATGAACCCTTTTGTGAAAACGACAGAAATTGCAGGAGAACAGTCCATTTGGATTATTGATACTTCAGCTACTATGCTCGCCAAAAATGGAGAGAGGACTACTTTTGATCAGCATAAAGAAGAGATGAAGTCTTTGGCATCCGCATTGAGCGGTAGGCCTTTGACGATTATTACTACTGGAGACGAGCCAAAAGCAATCCTACGCCAGGAAACAAAAGCCGCGGTCATACATAATGCAATTGAGAATCTAGAAGTCACCTATGAAGAAGAACAGCTACCAAAGGCAATTGATATGGCAACGGCTTTTATCGGAGAATCCGCTACCTCGATATATTTATTCACAGATTCGGTTGAACGAGGAGAACTTCCAATTGAAAGTGAAAAACTTACGTGGGTTGTAAAAGGAGCAAGTAAAGAGATAGAGAACGTATCCATTACTCGGTTGGCTGCAACAGCGTTAGAGGATACTACACTAGCCCTTGTTCAGTTGAAAAATGAAACTAAAACTTCCCAAGTAGTTCAGCTTTCTCTATTGGATGGGGCTGAAAAGCGAATTGTTCAAGAGGAAGTGACTTTACAAGAGGGAGAGGAATGGTCTAAAACCTTTGAGGGTTTCCCTCCTGTAAATTTATTAACTGCGAAAATTGAAGTAAATGATGATTATGAAGTCGATAATACAATGATGACCCTAATTGGTAGCGGAACATCGGAAATCGTTATCGACCAGCAAATGCACCAGCTTGTGCAAAAGGGGTTTCAAGCTTTAAATACAGAAGTGAAAATTGTTCCTTCAGATCAGTTAGTAGGTATGAAGGATGCAATGATTGTAACAAATCAATCGGAACTTCTCGATAAATCTAAATCACCGCTTGTATTAATTGGACGTGATGATGTAGATGCAAAAGAAGTAAATGCCCTTGTAGATGTTTCACAAGATTCGTTATTTGCTTTTAGTTCATTAGAAGATATCTATGTTAGTTCGATTTATCCTCCTTTCGATGACTTTACGACAATTGCAACAATTGGTGAACAGCCTTTTGTTCAACGGTCACCAAGTGGAGATATTGTCATTTTAGCGGATATCGAGCAAACGGATTGGCCACTTCACCCTTCATTCCCGCTTCTTTTATGGGGGATTCAAAATGAATTAATGGAAGGAACGCAAAATTTGGGTACTTTCTCTCCAAATGAAAGGCGAGCTGTTTCACTTACTTCTGGGGAATGGTCCGTTTACTCCATGCAGGATGAGTATATCGCGTCTATAGATGGGGGTAGCGAGTTTAGGGCTCCGAGGGTTCCGGGAGTATACACAATCAGTTCAAAGGAAGAGGAAAAACACTTCATCGTTCAGATCACGAGTGGGGAACGTTCAATTCAAGAAGGCGCTAGCTTTGAATTAGGAAATGTTCAAAATGATGGACAAGAAGAAACGACAAAAAAATCATTTGTTCAATGGTTGCTTATACCGATTCTTTTATTACTCGTATTAGAGTGGGAGGTGCAAAGAAGACGTGGATTTGCGAATTGA